From Aspergillus chevalieri M1 DNA, chromosome 4, nearly complete sequence, a single genomic window includes:
- the pex4 gene encoding putative ubiquitin conjugating enzyme (UbcJ) (COG:O;~EggNog:ENOG410PQC3;~InterPro:IPR016135,IPR023313,IPR000608;~PFAM:PF00179) translates to MNSPPPPHSDTTTCTSTTPCIRSTTLPLVHTHPDTVKKMASPSTTQRLLRELKDYTKSPNEALLHLGPIDEDDLLHWEAVLKGVKGTPYEGGLWSLTITIPPNYPLTPPTIRFRTRISHPNISFTTGEICLTLLTTEHWSPVYTLSTTLTAIQQLLTDPRPESPLNVDVAALLRDGDLVGWESVVRFWTEEERWGGQG, encoded by the exons ATGAATTCACCGCCTCCGCCCCATAGTGATACAACAACCTGCACATCAACAACTCCttgtatacggagtactacacTACCACTTGTACATACTCATCCAGATACAGTGAAGAAAATGGCCTCCCCCTCAACAACACAGCGCCTCCTCCGCGAACTCAAAGACTACACCAAATCCCCCAACGAAGCACTCCTGCACCTCGGCCCAATCGACGAAGATGACCTACTGCACTGGGAGGCCGTGCTGAAGGGTGTCAAGGGGACGCCGTACGAGG GCGGCCTCTGGTCCCTAACAATAACCATCCCCCCCAACTATCCCCTCACGCCACCGACCATCCGCTTTCGCACGCGCATCTCCCACCCCAACATCTCTTTCACGACGGGCGAGATCTGTCTCACGCTGCTTACGACGGAGCATTGGAGTCCAGTGTATACGCTGTCGACGACGTTGACGGCGATTCAGCAGTTGTTGACGGATCCGCGGCCGGAAAGTCCGTTGAATGTCGATGTGGCGGCGTTGTTGAGGGATGGGGATTTGGTTGGTTGGGAGAGTGTGGTGAGGTTTTGgacggaggaggagaggtgGGGTGGGCAGGGTtag
- the gel1 gene encoding 1,3-beta-glucanosyltransferase gel1 (CAZy:GH72;~COG:G;~EggNog:ENOG410PHUW;~InterPro:IPR017853,IPR004886;~PFAM:PF00150,PF03198;~SECRETED:SignalP(1-19);~TransMembrane:1 (n3-14c19/20o442-463i)), producing the protein MKGSTIATSLVLGASSVLAAPSHNTIKARDDVTPITTKGNAFFKGNDRFYIRGVDYQPGGSGDLADPIADADGCKRDIEKFKSLGLNTIRVYSVDNSKDHDECMNALADAGIYLVLDVNTPKYSLNRKDPKQSYNDVYLQYIFATVEMFAQYKNTLAFFSGNEVINDGPSSKAAPYVKAVTRDIRQYLRERNLRTVPVGYSAADIDTNRLQMAQYMNCGTDDERSDFFAFNDYSWCDPSSFTTSGWDQKVKMFDGYGLPLFLSEYGCNTNTRKFEEVEALYSTKMTGVYSGGLVYEYSQEPSNYGLVKVDGDSVNELKDFDALKTAFEKTSNPEGDGGFNKTGGSNGCPKQQKPAWDVDNDDLPAIPEPAKKYFKDGAGKGDGFSGSGSQSKGTSSTGTAEPGSASVSGSDYSSSGSGGSSSSSPSGSAGAAAGLKVPSLTMAPVVVGMVTIMSTLFGASLIMV; encoded by the coding sequence ATGAAGGGTTCTACCATCGCTACCTCCCTCGTCCTGGGAGCTTCGTCGGTCTTGGCGGCCCCCTCCCACAATACCATCAAGGCCCGTGATGATGTGACTcccatcaccaccaaggGTAACGCCTTCTTCAAGGGCAACGACCGTTTCTACATCCGTGGTGTCGACTACCAGCCCGGTGGTTCCGGTGACCTTGCCGACCCTATCGCTGATGCTGACGGCTGCAAGCGTGACATCGAAAAGTTCAAGTCTCTTGGCCTGAACACCATTCGGGTCTACTCGGTCGACAACTCCAAGGACCACGATGAGTGTATGAACGCGTTGGCGGATGCGGGCATCTACCTCGTCCTTGATGTCAACACCCCCAAGTACTCGCTCAACCGCAAGGACCCCAAGCAGTCCTACAACGACGTCTACCTGCAGTACATCTTCGCCACCGTCGAGATGTTCGCTCAGTACAAGAACACCCTCGCTTTCTTCTCCGGTAACGAAGTCATCAATGACGGTCCTTCCTCCAAGGCCGCTCCCTACGTCAAGGCTGTCACTCGTGACATTCGCCAGTACCTTCGTGAGCGTAACCTTCGTACCGTGCCCGTTGGTTACTCTGCCGCCGATATCGACACCAACCGCCTGCAGATGGCCCAGTACATGAACTGCGGTACCGATGATGAGCGTAGCGACTTCTTCGCTTTCAACGATTACTCGTGGTGTGACCCCTCGTCGTTCACCACCTCTGGCTGGGACCAGAAGGTCAAGATGTTCGACGGCTATGGTctccctctcttcctttccgAATACGGCTGCAACACAAACACTCGTAAGTTCGAGGAAGTCGAAGCTCTCTACTCCACCAAGATGACCGGTGTCTACTCTGGTGGTCTCGTCTACGAATACTCCCAGGAGCCCAGCAACTATGGTCTGGTAAAGGTCGATGGCGACAGCGTCAATGAGCTCAAGGACTTTGATGCTTTGAAGACCGCCTTTGAGAAGACCTCCAACCCCGAGGGTGACGGTGGCTTCAACAAGACTGGTGGTTCCAACGGTTGCCCCAAGCAGCAGAAGCCCGCCTGGGACGTCGACAACGATGACCTTCCTGCCATTCCCGAGCCCGCCAAGAAGTACTTCAAGGACGGTGCTGGCAAGGGTGACGGTTTCTCAGGCTCTGGCAGCCAGTCCAAGGGTACCTCCTCCACCGGCACTGCTGAGCCCGGCTCCGCCTCCGTCTCCGGCAGCGACtacagcagcagcggcagcggtggttcttcttcgtcctctcCCTCTGGCTCCGCGGGTGCTGCTGCCGGTCTTAAGGTTCCCAGCCTGACTATGGCTCCTGTTGTTGTCGGTATGGTGACCATCATGTCGACCCTGTTCGGTGCCAGCCTGATCATGGTCtaa
- a CDS encoding YbhB/YbcL family Raf kinase inhibitor-like protein (COG:S;~EggNog:ENOG410Q27A;~InterPro:IPR005247,IPR036610,IPR008914;~PFAM:PF01161;~SECRETED:SignalP(1-19)) produces the protein MIPLLHALAWALLAILVHGDREYSKLFIKGPAFSLYPDPTFTVVSPELGRSGAWMSSNYTADGSGRFPGLEWKSPSPYVKEYLLVSEDPDAPLSHPIVHGLYYGIPRVFTGLGDEDFQYGTEPYTVSGGFKYGVCRGGGVYLPPSPMAGHGPHRYFFEVIALNERIDTGKLKSPVTLDKISHAIEGKVIGWGMWIGLVERK, from the coding sequence ATGATTCCCCTCCTGCACGCCCTGGCCTGGGCCCTCTTGGCCATCCTCGTCCACGGTGACCGCGAGTACAGCAAACTCTTCATCAAAGGCCCGGCGTTCTCGCTCTACCCCGACCCGACCTTTACCGTGGTTAGCCCCGAACTAGGTCGGTCTGGAGCGTGGATGAGCAGCAACTACACCGCAGACGGATCCGGCCGCTTCCCGGGCCTCGAATGGAAAAGTCCCTCGCCCTACGTGAAAGAGTACCTGCTCGTCAGCGAGGATCCTGATGCTCCGCTCTCGCATCCGATCGTCCACGGTCTGTACTATGGGATTCCGCGCGTGTTTACCGGATTGGGGGATGAGGATTTCCAGTACGGGACGGAGCCGTATACGGTGTCTGGGGGTTTCAAGTATGGTGTCTGTCGCGGGGGAGGGGTTTATCTGCCGCCGAGTCCTATGGCTGGCCATGGACCGCATCGGTATTTCTTCGAGGTCATTGCGTTGAATGAGCGGATCGATACGGGGAAGCTAAAGAGTCCTGTGACGCTGGATAAGATCTCGCATGCGATTGAGGGTAAAGTCATTGGATGGGGGATGTGGATTGGGCTGGTGGAGCGGAAGTGA
- a CDS encoding uncharacterized protein (COG:S;~EggNog:ENOG410Q1PS;~InterPro:IPR038883), translating into MSPKRAKTEKQSPREDKMDLDEDKFEPLSPTKDRMDTSPTNTPSSSRLTFFDLPEQIRTRIYFLSGLSRPCTTRIDTSWPKNYSSRNNFCELEREDLRVSRQGGYYTAATTNRFCTHPNFPMALLMVSRQVREEAARVFLRNRFAMLLAYRSDLDYFQVSLGWAFSRLRALHIELRPGDGRFLKMRGGMHTTAWNTWAAFCAQVKESMSALDVFSLKCKVRIPEVAERLFDHMQGFPKLLSCGIHLDPSPHDYLQVKVRHFCWKMTGRLDPPSFPFARLPKEMQLLILEFLLTNRPDPYSPRAGNSLSEGFRCLESVVTFQNRRYLRAHDVRPMMCCGTCSPSQAMCFCFSRQCAFSTTCSCFSTPLPYFLVSREFYKMARHIFYSKNVFAFVEEDPEDMLRITHSIPTSTFMQIRRLAFKFPYHHRMPYRLNAQRIEETAFLSWSVLRRFIREHFDLPKLSISIIDVGGADTFSRTRMISSRNRYLRKLLLSFADLKGLRDFWVFLADDPGFEEEAKAVVLGKKEADDSGVYEEDTFLYREEL; encoded by the exons ATGTCGCCCAAACGCGCAAAGACTGAAAAGCAGTCACCACGC GAAGACAAAATGGATCTTGACGAAGACAAATTCGAACCCCTATCACCTACGAAAGATCGAATGGACACCAGCCCTACCAACACCCCAAGCAGCAGCCGCCTCACCTTCTTCGACCTACCAGAACAGATCAGAACTCGCATCTACTTCTTATCAGGCCTGAGTCGACCCTGCACGACCCGTATTGACACAAGCTGGCCAAAGAACTACTCGAGCAGAAACAACTTCTGCGAGCTGGAACGAGAGGATCTCCGCGTCTCTCGTCAAGGTGGCTACTACACCGCAGCCACGACTAATAGATTTTGCACACATCCCAACTTTCCAATGGCGCTGCTCATGGTATCTCGGCAGGTGCGTGAAGAAGCAGCGAGGGTCTTTCTCAGGAATCGTTTCGCCATGCTTCTGGCATACAGGTCGGATTTGGATTACTTCCAGGTGTCGCTGGGGTGGGCGTTTAGCCGGTTACGGGCCTTGCACATCGAGCTGAGACCTGGGGATGGGCGGTTTCTCAAGATGCGTGGTGGAATGCATACTACAGCGTGGAACACTTGGGCGGCGTTTTGCGCGCAGGTTAAAGAGAGCATGTCTGCTCTTGACGTGTTCAGTCTGAAGTGCAAGGTGCGAATCCCCGAAGTTGCGGAGAGATTGTTCGATCATATGCAGGGCTTCCCTAAATTACTGAGTTGTGGGATTCACCTCGATCCCTCGCCCCATGATTATTTACAAGTCAAGGTCAGGCATTTCTGCTGGAAGATGACTGGGAGGCTGGATCCTCCATCGTTCCCGTTCGCCCGCCTTCCCAAGGAAATGCAGTTGCTGATCCTTGAGTTCCTTTTGACCAACCGTCCAGATCCATACTCGCCCCGCGCGGGGAACTCGTTATCAGAGGGTTTCCGATGTCTGGAGAGCGTGGTGACCTTTCAGAACCGTCGATATCTGCGAGCCCATGACGTCCGTCCTATGATGTGCTGCGGGACATGCTCGCCTTCGCAGGCGATGTGTTTCTGCTTTTCGCGCCAGTGCGCATTCTCCACGACCTGTTCCTGTTTCAGCACACCTCTTCCGTACTTCCTCGTCAGCCGCGAATTCTATAAGATGGCGCGCCACATCTTCTACTCAAAAAATGTCTTCGCTTTTGTCGAGGAAGACCCAGAAGACATGCTCCGCATCACACACAGCATCCCCACATCCACATTCATGCAAATCCGACGTCTCGCATTCAAATTCCCCTACCACCACCGCATGCCCTACCGCCTCAATGCCCAACGAATCGAAGAAACCGCCTTCCTCTCGTGGTCCGTGCTCCGCCGGTTCATCCGCGAGCATTTCGACCTCCCGAAACTATCAATATCGATCATCGACGTCGGGGGCGCAGATACGTTCTCACGGACTAGGATGATCTCATCCCGCAATCGATACCTGCGCAAGCTACTGCTCAGTTTCGCAGATTTGAAGGGTCTGCGCGATTTTTGGGTATTTCTCGCTGACGACCCTGGTTTTGAGGAGGAGGCGAAGGCGGTTGTGTTGGGGAAGAAGGAGGCTGATGATTCGGGGGTCTATGAAGAGGATACTTTTCTTTATCGCGAGGAGTTGTGA
- a CDS encoding putative DNA helicase (BUSCO:EOG092617S2;~COG:L;~EggNog:ENOG410PFJA;~InterPro:IPR041677,IPR027417,IPR003593,IPR041679, IPR014001;~PFAM:PF13245,PF13086,PF13087,PF04851,PF00580, PF13604;~go_function: GO:0004386 - helicase activity [Evidence IEA]), which translates to MPPTHIPIPLFANTQLSLLHTEHQAEISSSSLASTAASVSPSTRRTLQATGYALTGLILSQTKTGLGGRVVGEFAADPATATKGKDKDEGKSGEPGLGAHGIRVGDVVRVNDIGSGAKKAGKEKEKEKGKDSGKGLEGVVTRVAERAVWIAFGQRGGNTGSRSREDDEAIEELWGKKLWLIKLANDVTFRRMNQTMEKMAKMTENEHTHFMRVAFGYTTPLQVDYEGVGSVEFTDPTLNDSQKEAIRFALASKDVVLIHGPPGTGKTHTLIELILQMVQRNQRVLVCGPSNISVDNIVERLAPKKVPVVRIGHPARLLPSVLEHSLEVLTHTSEAAGIVKDVRAEINDKQASIRKTRTGRERRAIYDDLKELRREFRERESKCVDNLVRGSSVVLSTLHGAGGHQLRNSKFDVVIIDEASQALEAQCWIPLLSASKVVLAGDHLQLPPTVKSTVQKSKDSKAQKNGNNDANLSPEEKEIAKSISLERTMFDRLLSLHGPGIKKMLTTQYRMHEKIMRFPSDELYESKLMAGEAVKARLLKDLPYEISETDDTKEPVVFWDTQGGDFPEKTEDDDIGKKEALLGESKSNEMEAMVVAKHVSNLVDAGVRPEDIAVITPYNGQLAVLSQMLRERYPGLELGSVDGFQGREKEAVVVSLVRSNDEHEVGFLGERRRLNVAMTRPRRHLCICGDSETISRGSSFLKRWMAFLEEHADLRYPDAGELV; encoded by the exons atgCCCCCCACACACATACCAATCCCCCTCTTCGCCAACACTCAACTCTCCCTCCTGCACACCGAACACCAAGCCGaaatctcctcctcctcgctcgCCAGCACAGCAGCCTCCGTCTCTCCCTCCACGCGACGAACGCTGCAAGCAACCGGCTACGCGCTCACGGGCTTGATACTCAGCCAGACGAAGACGGGGCTCGGGGGACGAGTGGTCGGCGAGTTTGCTGCGGATCCGGCGACTGCTACGAAAGGGAAGGATAAGGATGAGGGGAAAAGTGGGGAGCCCGGGTTAGGTGCACACGGGATCCGCGTTGGGGATGTGGTGCGGGTGAATGATATCGGATCTGGGGCGAAGAAAGCcgggaaagagaaggagaaggagaaggggaAGGATAGTGGGAAAGGGCTCGAGGGTGTGGTGACGAGGGTCGCGGAGAGGGCTGTCTGGATAGCGTTTGGGCAGAGAGGTGGGAACACGGGGTCGCGGTCGagggaggatgatgaggcgATTGAGGAGTTGTGGGGGAAGAAGTTATGGCT GATCAAATTGGCCAACGATGTGACGTTTCGACGGATGAACCAGACAATGGAGAAAATGGCGAAGATGACGGAAAACGAGCATACGCATTTCATGCGCGTCGCATTTGGGTATACGACGCCGTTACAAGTCGACTATGAAGGTGTCGGTTCTGTGGAATTCACCGATCCGACGCTCAATGACTCGCAGAAGGAAGCCATTCGATTCGCACTCGCGTCCAAGGATGTCGTCCTCATCCATGGTCCACCGGGAACGGGAAAAACACATACACTGATTGAACTGATCCTGCAGATGGTGCAGAGGAATCAGCGGGTGCTTGTCTGCGGACCATCGAACATCTCAGTCGACAATATCGTGGAGCGATTGGCCCCGAAGAAAGTCCCAGTTGTACGGATAGGACATCCGGCCCGTCTGCTGCCGTCCGTCCTCGAGCATTCTCTCGAAGTCTTGACCCACACGTCCGAGGCAGCTGGCATCGTTAAGGATGTCCGCGCTGAAATAAACGACAAACAAGCCAGCATTCGTAAAACGCGAACCGGACGGGAAAGGAGAGCAATCTATGACGACCTGAAAGAACTACGACGCGAATTCCGAGAACGCGAGTCCAAATGCGTGGACAACTTAGTTCGCGGCAGTAGCGTGGTCCTTTCCACCCTGCACGGAGCCGGGGGCCACCAGCTGAGGAATTCAAAGTTTGATGTGGTGATTATTGACGAAGCTAGTCAGGCCCTTGAGGCTCAGTGCTGGATTCCGCTGTTGTCCGCCTCAAAAGTGGTCCTTGCGGGGGATCATCTTCAGCTGCCTCCTACGGTGAAATCGACTGTGCAGAAGTCGAAGGATTCGAAGGCACAAAAGAATGGCAATAATGACGCCAATCTCAGCccagaagagaaggaaattGCCAAAAGCATCTCGTTAGAGCGAACTATGTTTGATCGACTATTGTCGCTCCACGGCCCAGGCATCAAGAAGATGCTCACTACGCAGTATCGGATGCACGAGAAGATTATGCGCTTCCCGTCCGACGAACTATACGAATCAAAGCTTATGGCGGGCGAAGCCGTCAAAGCCCGACTGCTGAAAGACCTACCATATGAAATTTCAGAAACCGATGACACCAAGGAACCCGTCGTATTCTGGGACACGCAGGGCGGGGATTTCCCCGAGAAAACCGAGGACGACGACATTGGCAAGAAGGAAGCTCTACTAGGCGAAAGCAAAAGTAATGAGATGGAAGCTATGGTCGTCGCCAAGCACGTGAGCAACCTTGTGGACGCAGGCGTCCGCCCCGAAGATATCGCGGTCATCACGCCGTACAATGGCCAATTAGCGGTACTATCGCAGATGCTGCGAGAAAGGTATcccggtctggaattgggaAGTGTGGACGGGTTCCAGGGTCGAGAGAAAGAAGCCGTCGTTGTTAGTTTGGTACGAAGTAATGATGAGCATGAGGTGGGATTCTTGGGGGAGAGGCGGAGATTGAACG TTGCCATGACCCGTCCCAGGCGCCATCTATGCATATGCGGTGACTCGGAAACTATTAGCAG AGGAAGTAGTTTTCTGAAGCGCTGGATGGCATTCCTGGAGGAACACGCCGATCTGCGATATCCGGATGCAGGTGAACTGGTGTGA
- the NTG2 gene encoding endonuclease III domain-containing protein (BUSCO:EOG09263R4M;~COG:L;~EggNog:ENOG410PIPF;~InterPro:IPR003265,IPR000445,IPR004036,IPR023170, IPR011257,IPR030841;~PFAM:PF00730,PF00633;~go_component: GO:0005634 - nucleus [Evidence IEA];~go_function: GO:0003677 - DNA binding [Evidence IEA];~go_function: GO:0003824 - catalytic activity [Evidence IEA];~go_function: GO:0003906 - DNA-(apurinic or apyrimidinic site) endonuclease activity [Evidence IEA];~go_function: GO:0019104 - DNA N-glycosylase activity [Evidence IEA];~go_process: GO:0006281 - DNA repair [Evidence IEA];~go_process: GO:0006284 - base-excision repair [Evidence IEA];~go_process: GO:0006285 - base-excision repair, AP site formation [Evidence IEA]): protein MRTSRTSQETSKILQALSPRRTRGSANLNLNLQSFAYDNPPEVKDEDVSSLSSVNTVDIEDILEPPAKRRKAASASAAPVRTKKTTETTAPPTKRARRTPARKIKAENGSPTVQPPSDWETIYNTVKRMRERNPTAPVDTMGCAELYWRASSAKDQRFHILVALMLSSQTKDTVTAVAMQRLHTELGDPGVKEEDGVKKEDDAVKQEGKEEEIKTEDDVKKENDIRQEDVKKEDEKAQPSALTLKNILAVSPQRLNELIRTVGFHNNKTKYIKAAAQILHDKYNSDIPSTAPELMSLPGVGPKMAYLCMSAAWGKHDGIGVDVHVHRITNLWGWHKTKNPEETRAALESWLPRDKWHEINKLLVGLGQTVCLPVGRRCGECDLAGTKLCKSEVRGK, encoded by the coding sequence ATGCGCACCTCGCGAACATCACAGGAAACGAGCAAAATCCTACAAGCGCTGTCTCCCCGTCGCACGCGCGGTTCCGCGAATCTGAATCTGAATCTCCAGAGCTTCGCGTACGACAACCCGCCCGAGGTCAAAGATGAGGACGTCTCATCGCTTTCGTCGGTAAATACCGTTGACATCGAGGATATCCTCGAGCCGCCCgcgaagagaaggaaagctGCCTCTGCATCTGCTGCACCAGTCCGCACAAAAAAGACGACCGAAACCACAGCGCCACCAACTAAACGAGCACGCCGAACCCCAGCGCGAAAAATCAAGGCTGAGAATGGATCACCAACCGTACAACCGCCCTCCGACTGGGAGACGATCTACAATACCGTGAAGAGAATGCGGGAGAGGAATCCAACCGCGCCGGTGGATACGATGGGATGCGCGGAGTTATATTGGCGGGCGTCGTCGGCGAAAGATCAGCGGTTTCATATTTTGGTTGCGTTGATGTTGTCATCGCAGACGAAGGATACTGTTACTGCTGTTGCAATGCAGAGGTTGCATACTGAGTTGGGGGACCCCGGGGTTaaggaggaggatggtgTCAAGAAAGAGGACGACGCTGTTAAGCAAGAAGgcaaggaggaagagatcAAGACAGAGGACGACGTTAAGAAGGAAAACGACATTAGGCAAGAGGATGTCAagaaagaagatgaaaaggCGCAACCCAGCGCCCTCACCCTGAAGAATATCCTAGCCGTCTCACCACAACGCCTCAACGAACTCATCCGCACCGTCGGCTTCCACAACAACAAAACCAAATACATCAAAGCCGCAGCCCAAATTCTCCACGACAAATACAACTCCGACATCCCCTCCACCGCCCCGGAACTGATGTCTCTCCCCGGCGTAGGCCCCAAAATGGCCTATCTCTGCATGAGCGCCGCATGGGGAAAACACGATGGCATAGGCGTTGACGTGCATGTCCATCGTATAACCAATTTGTGGGGATGGCATAAGACCAAGAACCCTGAGGAGACAAGGGCAGCGCTGGAGTCGTGGCTGCCGCGGGATAAATGGCATGAGATTAACAAGTTGTTAGTTGGACTGGGGCAGACGGTTTGTCTGCCTGTTGGGCGTAGATGTGGAGAGTGTGATTTGGCTGGGACGAAGCTTTGTAAGAGTGAAGTTAGAGGTAAATGA
- a CDS encoding putative GPI anchored cell wall protein (Dan4) (COG:S;~EggNog:ENOG410Q0JU;~SECRETED:SignalP(1-18)), with translation MTRLSFVLLSLLASSIAASPTEYQHRDDLLNTHNDYDHDHSPIHNALHRLSARFRDGIFPSDTDAVSALQHEDESLGKRLLDLVKRQDVGDISSLLPSSDQASSTEASSADQPSSTAASTSDQLSSSAGSTGSSSAESTTESSTAESSTANSSSAGSSTTDSSSTGSSSASETESSTPASTSASSTGASSTAGSSTGGSSTNPSTTMSTSASPSSTSASTSSPSTSTSSSPASTTSTTSTTSTASSSSSTETTTQHTTPYTSTYQSTTTMANGERSTVTMFTVVHPTASSTSSAKPGLQTDTSGAGTTNLKREFLAIVGGAAVVAMAL, from the exons atGACCCGTTTGAGCTTTGTTCTGCTCTCCCTCCTGGCGTCCTCCATCGCGGCCTCCCCCACCGAATACCAACACCGCGATGACCTCCTGAACACCCACAATGACTACGACCACGACCACAGCCCTATCCACAACGCCCTCCATCGCCTCTCTGCTCGCTTCCGCGATGGAATTTTCCCATCTGATACCGATGCCGTGAGCGCTCTCCAGCACGAGGACGAGTCCCTGGGCAAGCGCTTGTTGGACCTCGTGAAAAGACAAGACGTCGGAG ACATTTCTTCCTTGCTGCCGTCGTCCGATCAGGCGTCGTCTACGGAGGCCTCTTCCGCTGATCAACCAAGCTCGACTGCGGCCAGTACTTCGGACCAGCTTAGTTCGTCCGCAGGGTCCACTGGTAGCTCCAGTGCTGAGAGCACCACCGAGAGCAGCACTGCCGAGAGTAGCACCGCCAACTCTAGCAGTGCCGGATCCAGCACTACTGATTCCAGCTCtaccggcagcagcagcgcatCGGAGACCGAGTCGTCCACGCCTGCGTCGACTTCGGCCTCGTCAACTGGAGCTTCGTCCACTGCTGGATCTAGCACGGGAGGATCCTCGACCAACCCATCGACAACCATGTCGACCTCTGCGTCGCCTTCTTCCACTTCTGCTTCCACCTCTTCTCCGTCTACCTCGACCAGCTCGAGCCCtgccagcaccaccagcaccaccagcaccaccagcactgcttcttcctcttcgtctaCCGAGACCACCACTCAACATACGACTCCCTACACCTCTACGTACCAGAGCACCACGACCATGGCCAATGGTGAGCGAAGCACTGTGACCATGTTCACCGTCGTGCATCCCACTGCATCGTCGACTTCCTCTGCCAAGCCAGGTCTGCAGACCGATACATCGGGTGCTGGTACTACGAACCTGAAGCGGGAGTTCCTGGCTATCGTGGGAggtgctgctgttgttgccaTGGCTCTCTAG
- a CDS encoding sterol desaturase family protein (COG:I;~EggNog:ENOG410PNC6;~InterPro:IPR006694;~PFAM:PF04116;~TransMembrane:1 (o18-43i);~go_function: GO:0005506 - iron ion binding [Evidence IEA];~go_function: GO:0016491 - oxidoreductase activity [Evidence IEA];~go_process: GO:0008610 - lipid biosynthetic process [Evidence IEA];~go_process: GO:0055114 - oxidation-reduction process [Evidence IEA]) — MEAWANIVKSYSPQSIEFIGTLVVQLLTFWLPSLYYVSLDALFPSFSQRHKIQPAPKQPTGKDIRHCVAVVAKNQLLSTTLHFLLITAKTNAGLPPSYRIETTLPTLFELTRDFIISLLLREALFYYSHRFLHRPYFYVRIHKQHHRFTAPIALAAQYAHPVEQMFANILPIVLPPQILKSHILTFWAFLGYELFGTATVHSGYDFLRGQARMHDLHHEKFNLNYGSMGVLDWVHGTDRLRKRE, encoded by the coding sequence ATGGAAGCCTGGGCCAACATCGTgaaatcctactctccgcaATCCATCGAATTCATCGGAACACTCGTCGTCCAACTACTCACCTTCTGGCTGCCCTCGCTTTACTACGTTTCCCTCGACGCTTTATTCCCCTCCTTCTCGCAACGCCACAAAATCCAACCGGCCCCGAAACAACCCACTGGAAAAGACATCCGGCACTGTGTCGCGGTAGTTGCGAAGAATCAACTCCTCTCCACGACCCTCCACTTCCTCCTAATCACAGCAAAGACCAACGCCGGACTCCCCCCGTCCTATCGAATCGAAACCACCCTCCCAACGCTCTTCGAACTCACCCGGGACTTCATCATcagcctcctcctccgcgaAGCCCTCTTCTACTACAGCCACCGCTTCCTCCACAGACCATACTTCTACGTCCGCATCCACAAACAACACCACCGCTTCACAGCACCAATTGCGCTCGCCGCACAATACGCGCACCCCGTCGAGCAGATGTTCGCGAATATCCTACCGATTGTCCTCCCCCCACAGATCCTGAAAAGCCATATATTGACATTCTGGGCGTTTCTGGGGTACGAGTTGTTCGGGACGGCGACGGTGCATAGTGGGTATGACTTCTTAAGAGGACAGGCGAGGATGCATGACTTGCATCATGAGAAGTTCAATTTGAATTATGGGTCGATGGGGGTGTTGGATTGGGTGCATGGGACGGATCGgttgaggaagagggagTAG